The Trichoderma asperellum chromosome 6, complete sequence region GGCCTGGGCCTGTTCCTTTTCACTGCCAGCCGCAGCGGCAGAGAGATTCTTATCATTTGCGCGCAGCCTGACGACGCTTTGGTCGTTTAGCTGCGCGTATTCATTTAGGACTGTCTCAAGCACTTGATTCGTGAAGCCGCAGCCGCCAAAGTAGCATTCCGTTACAACCCTGCGTCGGTGTTTTCAAGGTGGTAGCACTCGGTACTTGTCCGCTGGGATCATGCGGGTTCCATGCTATTGGCTTTGAGCTTATGGGTGTATTGGACTGGACGACTGCTCGGCCGACATGTGCGTGCTGTGGCTGCTTGCTGCAATCCAATCCTTCTGCACTATGCCACTTACAACAAGCCTTGTTCCCCGGCGCGAGGAGTTGGTAGAAAAGGGTGAAAGGGTGCCCAGCGATATCTGCGCGTGCCTCATCTCCCAATATTGCAAAAGGGTGTCAAGATGCTGTTCATGAGAAGCGCTTTTTGCGGGATCCACTGCCCTTATTCAGATACATACTGCTAGATGATCATAACCGTGACCTAAGATTGGagcttatttttcttatccAATGGTATATCTCACGCAAACTATTGCTAGCACTACTACAAGTTTGtgtcaaaggcaaaaagcagCCAATCCCTGCCGTCAGATCGGAGCTGAGATAGGATGTAGAGCTGCTGCAACATAGTGGGTTTAATGACGTCCGAACGGAATCAGCGCCGTCCCATGGCCTGGCCAATACACTCCTCTGGATATGGAACGTGCCAAGCAATCACAGGGTGACGGTGCTCGTCATATGTGATAAGAAGATTTCATGGtccatgtacggagtacctgtGTATACATCTGTGGTTGACAACTCGCATCTGGCAATAACCACGCCGTATTATATAACAAAAAGCACATCTAGGTATAATACAACGTTGCAGCAACTAATAATATCCCATCTATATCATAACTGACACAAAACTTATCAATCATGCAGCTGCTCCTTCAATCTCGGAAGCAGATCGTCGCTCCTCTCTCCGGAAATAAATCTTCTGCGTTCAATTCTAGGCTTTAGCCCCGACTGCAAACATGGGGACAGCATCTAACACCACTCCCCACTCCCAGTCAATCCCATCATGCATAAATACCACCATATCCAACCGGGGGGGATATACTACTGTACAACCTCGGGAACACCACGAAGAAGACAATCGTAATGGTAAAGCAGAGGAACATGCTCCCCAATAGATGTGCCGCCCAGGCCTTGACTCCCTTGTGCATGTCGAAAAAAGAGCGGAGGAAGTCGATCAGCTCTcaggagaagagcagcaagatccATGTACATATTAGGGCCGTATAAGCCGTTACGCGGGCACGAAAGACGTGGCCGACAGACGAATAGGCGTTGTTGCAGTTGCTACCTAGGTTTCCATCGCCAAAGCCGAAGGTGACGGTGGTGAAAGAACCGAGGACGCAGCTGGCGTTGAGAATACCGTCGACGGCTACGTCGAACATGAATTCGGGAGTAAAGATGCCGAATCGAAGCTGTGGGAATGTTTTAGATACATTAATACCACTCAGCTTATATGAGAATGAAACTTATATCCTGTGGAGGGCGGTTAACAATGTCTGGAACAGCAGTTTCGAAACCGAGACCAGTTTCAGTGAAAGCACCCGTGCCGAGAAGCACCCATATGATCTCAACGGGGATCAATAAGAATACCCGAAAGATTTTACGCTGTCTTTGAACGCTAACCTGTTAAGAAGAGGTATGACGAAGCTGACTTACCCGGTAAAGTAAAGGCAGGACACAGCCGTCAGTTGCAATGGCACGAGTTGTATGCGGATGATCTCCTGTAAGAATATGTACGACGATGCCTGCGCCTTGGCGTATAAGGACGTTGTCATTGGATTCGGGGCGAGGAAGGCCATAGATTCCAACGAGGCCGTCGAAGACTAGATCACGATCGAAGCGTTAACAACTAGGGGGGTTTCCATCTGTAAAGTCTGATACAGAGACAAATCGCTGACTTAGCTTGTGAGATAGCGCAAGGATACAAAGCCCTTCATTTGCTATAGCTTCCATGTTATTCAAGATGCTGATTTCCATGGAAATGTCTAGAGGCTTGATATCATCTGCTGAAGCAAAGCAATCGCACATATCCATCACACGCTCCAACACTCCCTGTTACGAAGATGTCGGCTATGAAGGATATATAATCCTCTGATGCTAGATATGCACCTTCGTAAACATGTGCGTAACTGTGTAGCTATATCCATGTAAAGGCACGACATTTTTTTCCACGTCAGAGTCGAAGGGAAACTCTCCAATGTGGCTCCATTTCGCTCTCTGTCCCTGTGATAACTGAATCCTATTCTAATTAAACCGAGGTATAAATGCTGCAATAGCAATCTCGGCTGGGGAACTACGCGCTGTCCACCTGTCATGCTGCGCCGAGTCATCTTTCTTCTATTCGACAGTCGCCAAGTTGGCCAGCGACGCAATGTTCAAGTAATCTTGCAGGAATTGTGTTCCCAGAAACTTCATCGTGTGGAAAAATATGCCTTTAAATGGCAATTTCTTTGCTATACCTATATACTTGGGTGGTGGACAGGACTGAATAATATCTGACCAACTGTTGGATTGTAGACTTCGCGTTGTCGTTTCGGCTGAGTAAGTGTCATATTTAGGAAGCCACGCTTTGCGGACAGTTATTCAACTTTGATTAATTGTCAAGGTCATATCAAATCAAATGCCtacataaaattaatttacctGCAACAAGATGGATTGAAGTAGAAGAGAGAAGTTCAACAGAtgagcaagaaaagaaagacactGAATACTCACTCGTTACTTCCCTCAGAGACTCCAAGCCAGATAAATTATGTCTTTCTGACATCTTTTTTGTTCCAGCAGTCATATTAACTGCTAAGAATAGAAGCAGCGAAACAGGAATTCTGCCGACAGCGGTTGTGGCAGCATATAAGGTGACGTCTTTATGTGCGTCAAAATTGTCGGCCGCCAGCACGGTGATAGCACAGACAATTGCAAAGGCGAGAAGCCACAGCAACATTTTTTATCTGCTTCCAGATTCACTGCTTGAATAAGCCCGATTTCCGCGGGTATAGAGGTACCAGTTCTCGAGTCAATTATATCTCCAGGGACCACATCAAACGTCTGAATGTGAATAGTTTTGCAGCGAGTGGTATTGGCCTAGTTAGATGTGTCTTTTTAGAGTCATTGCATTAAATATCTGTTCCAGAAATATACTCAGTGGCTGAACGCCCTTTTGCCTCTTCGACTCGTGAGGCCCAAGCTCGTTTCGTCGCTTAGCAGCTTCATCTGCACTGAGATAATTAGCCGAGTCAGCCTGCAGCTTTCAAGACTTCTTTAGCACTCAAACCATGTACTGGCTGAGATATCGGCCTGTCGGATTGCTCAGAGACATGGCGTCTCACAGGGACGGTAGATGGAAATTTCTTCATGATAACGTAGTACATATCGGTGAGAACAAGATTGGGGTAAGATATTTGTTAAGCTGTATTGAGGAGAACAAATATTAGCtgttaaatattatattctcATAAGTTTCGCTTTTTCTCATCTCTGCTCTACCGCGGCGCCGTGTAACAGTCTGCTAAATGTAAGGACTAAGCGATGGTATCAGTGATTCACTTACCACCTTTCAATCGAGAACAGCCCAAAAATTAGGCGACAGCATTCATTGGTCTAAAACTCCTTTATTTTGCCTCTTCAAGAGTAATTCTTAATCACTGACAAGTTACAGAGATCTCTAACTATAAGTACCTCGTTCTGCTGGTTGGGCATTTTTATCAGTACCAACAAGACACATCagttgatgatgattccCTTCACCATCGCTTTCGACATCCATGTATGTTCTCCTTGATGGTACCTTTTCCTTTCAAAAGTCTAATCATCTTGGTACTGGCTGTGGCTCGTTTAAATTACCTTGCCAAGCATATCCTACTATTATCAATAAGGTCTCTATTTGCAATTTTGACTGGATTTTATAACATGTTTCGGAACGTCGTTGAGGCTTCCTCTTATAAAGCACCTATACTTCCGCACCAGATGAACTCATGATAAATGCAGACAGCACAGATATTCGCTATTAAAAAGGCCGAAAATGCGTATCTCTACTAAATAGCTGCGTTTTCGCACCATCTGAGAATTGAGTCACAACCGTGCTTCCTTCGAACACCTTTACTTCATGATGGgactgtctttttttttttttttggcttgaTAAATTACGGAAAGAGATAAAACAAGACCTCAATCACTCGATTCCACAAATTGGGGTCTCTGGAATCGGCAACAACGAAACAGCCCATCATCACTCATATTTCGATTATCTGGCATACAAACGCAGTTTTTCCTTCAAAACTTTCTGCGACCCACACCGCAGAAAGGTCCGGCACAACAATCTCCATTTAAATCATTTAGAGACATATCACCTAAAGTAATTATGTCTGTATGAGGAcaatactattatagaaAGCCTTATTGAGATCAAACGGACAATGCGAGGCTCTGGATACTTTTCTTTCCATCAACATCTGGGTGCTTCTATTGGCTTGAATCTACGACTGCATAGACAAGCAAAACAAGAAGGACAAAGACTAGTTTTTAATCCGGTTCCTTGACGCTAAATTCTGGTGCGGTTTCATCGACCTTGTATTCAAACCTCTCATTACCGAAGCCACACGCGCTCTGTCACCCGTCTCGCCTTTATAGCCAGAGTCCTCTGGTGATTGAAATTTCATGACTGGCGTCCCGGCAAACAACGATGAATACAAACATGAGGAAGCCTTGCGTCACAACACATTACCGCAGTTTCTTGGAGCATTCATCAACGACATcagcttgttttctttctacgAAGCACCAAATTACAGACTTTTATCGGTGCATAGGACATGAATAACCGCAGACCAGCACCATGTCTTCACAATCCAAGGGGACTTGGCGGCTGTTACGTTTCCACACTATACATGCTTATGCAAACATGATAGCGCGATATAAGAACTCTACTTGAGATCCTAGCAATGAGAGCCACCATAAATTTATTCTTGTTTTGGGCTTTGAGATATAGTTGGCTCGGCGAATTTTCATCGTTGATAAAGGCCGATCAGGGCCACCTCTCGGCGCATTGAAGCTTTATGTTACAGAAACTCTTGTAGACGAGACTTTGCCACGCGCCTATAGTTAGTAGCCATGTCACTTATACGAAAAACAGACTGTTATAGCACATGTCTTAAAGACGCCCTACCTACATACCCTTGGCATTTGGTGCATTCGTTAAACGACGAATGAAACGGCAAAGAGCCGCATCTGCATCCTGAAGCTGAGGCAAAAAGCGAATATTCGGGTCATACGCGACAATTCGAGGCTACTTTGGCAACAATTACCAGCACTATTTGGTTGGCTTTCCATGTCACAGCCTCGGCACACAAAAAGTGACAGGCATTAGTGGCGTGCTTGCTTAATTGCTTCTTGGATGG contains the following coding sequences:
- a CDS encoding uncharacterized protein (TransMembrane:2 (i107-125o195-214i)), with product MDMCDCFASADDIKPLDISMEISILNNMEAIANEGLCILALSHKLIFDGLVGIYGLPRPESNDNVLIRQGAGIVVHILTGDHPHTTRAIATDGCVLPLLYRRKIFRVFLLIPVEIIWVLLGTGAFTETGLGFETAVPDILRFGIFTPEFMFDVAVDGILNASCVLGSFTTVTFGFGDGNLGSNCNNAYSSVGHVFRARVTAYTALICTWILLLFS